In the Bacillaceae bacterium S4-13-56 genome, one interval contains:
- a CDS encoding thiamine pyrophosphate-dependent enzyme: MQTVFEKTKGLTDQPTHYCPGCTHGVIHRLVAEVLEELDVLEKTVGVASVGCSVLAYDYFNCDMTQAAHGRAPAVATGVKRVLPEDRIVFTYQGDGDLASIGMSEIIHAAARGEQITVIFVNNAIYGMTGGQMAPTSLVGQKTATSPKGRDISIQGSPIKVSEMLATLDGPAYIERVSTHDVPNIIKAKKAIKRAFEAQKERKGFTFIEVLSTCPTNWGLDPFESLDWIKDHMIPVYPLGVYKDKRGE; this comes from the coding sequence ATGCAAACAGTCTTTGAGAAAACGAAAGGATTAACTGACCAACCAACCCATTATTGTCCTGGATGTACTCATGGGGTAATCCACCGGCTTGTTGCAGAGGTTTTAGAAGAGTTAGATGTATTAGAAAAAACGGTTGGCGTTGCCTCGGTTGGATGTTCTGTACTTGCGTATGATTATTTCAATTGTGATATGACACAAGCAGCCCATGGAAGAGCACCTGCAGTAGCTACCGGGGTGAAAAGGGTATTGCCAGAAGATCGAATTGTTTTTACGTATCAAGGGGATGGAGATTTGGCGTCTATTGGTATGAGTGAGATTATCCATGCTGCTGCAAGAGGGGAGCAAATTACTGTTATTTTCGTTAATAATGCAATCTATGGAATGACTGGTGGGCAGATGGCACCAACTTCCCTTGTAGGACAAAAAACAGCTACATCACCTAAAGGAAGAGATATAAGTATCCAGGGCTCTCCGATTAAAGTAAGTGAGATGTTAGCCACTTTAGATGGGCCCGCTTATATTGAACGTGTCTCCACTCATGACGTTCCAAATATAATAAAAGCAAAAAAGGCGATTAAACGAGCTTTTGAAGCACAAAAGGAGCGAAAGGGATTTACATTCATCGAGGTTTTATCCACCTGTCCTACTAATTGGGGGTTAGACCCCTTTGAATCTTTAGATTGGATTAAAGATCATATGATTCCGGTCTATCCACTAGGTGTTTACAAAGATAAGAGAGGAGAGTAA
- a CDS encoding 2-oxoacid:acceptor oxidoreductase family protein → MMHELIIAGFGGQGVMSMGQWLTSAGMKEGKYVTWLPSYGPEQRGGTANVSVVISDDPVGSPVVTKPMITVVLNNPSFDKFEPKVKPGGYLFINSSLVERTSKRTDIEVVEIPATEIANELGNTKVANSVILGSLLENTHLLSEQTLRDTIVDSLSGKNDLVQLNLAAFEEGKGYSNMVNA, encoded by the coding sequence ATGATGCATGAATTGATTATTGCCGGTTTTGGTGGGCAAGGAGTGATGTCCATGGGACAATGGCTCACGTCTGCTGGAATGAAAGAAGGAAAATACGTAACATGGCTTCCTTCCTATGGCCCTGAACAACGTGGAGGCACAGCAAATGTTAGTGTAGTTATTAGTGATGATCCTGTTGGTTCACCAGTTGTAACAAAGCCAATGATTACTGTAGTATTGAACAATCCTTCCTTCGACAAGTTTGAGCCTAAAGTAAAACCCGGAGGTTATCTATTTATTAATTCCTCCCTCGTAGAACGTACATCCAAACGTACAGATATTGAGGTAGTTGAAATACCTGCAACTGAAATAGCTAATGAACTGGGGAATACAAAAGTTGCTAATTCGGTTATTTTAGGCAGCCTATTAGAAAACACCCATCTACTATCAGAACAAACGTTAAGAGATACAATTGTTGATTCGTTATCTGGAAAAAACGATCTTGTTCAACTCAACCTTGCTGCATTTGAAGAAGGAAAAGGATACTCAAATATGGTGAATGCTTAA
- a CDS encoding ZIP family metal transporter — protein sequence MLDWLAGLSPVSQAFLATLFTWGMTAFGAALVFTTKTVNQRFLDSMLGFAGGVMIAASYWSLLAPAIDMAEDGGQPGWLPAAGGFLLGGFFLLLVDKILPHLHPNTPIEGAEGFHPEKKRRSTLMVLAITLHNIPEGLAIGIAFGAYQAGFESASLTGALALAIGIGIQNFPEGVAVSMPLRRDGMSQKKAFQYGQFSGMVEPIAAVIGAFAVIFIQPLLPWALAFAAGAMIFVVTEEVIPASQENGNSDLASISLMVGFTVMMILDVALG from the coding sequence TTGTTAGACTGGTTAGCTGGATTAAGTCCTGTGTCTCAAGCCTTCCTTGCCACATTATTCACATGGGGGATGACGGCATTTGGGGCCGCACTTGTTTTTACTACTAAAACAGTGAATCAACGTTTTTTAGATAGTATGTTAGGGTTTGCTGGAGGAGTCATGATCGCTGCGAGTTATTGGTCTTTATTGGCTCCTGCTATTGATATGGCTGAAGATGGAGGTCAGCCTGGGTGGTTACCAGCAGCAGGCGGGTTTTTACTTGGTGGGTTTTTTCTATTGTTGGTTGATAAAATTCTACCACATTTGCACCCTAACACCCCCATTGAGGGAGCTGAGGGTTTTCATCCTGAGAAAAAAAGAAGAAGCACACTGATGGTATTAGCTATAACTCTTCACAACATTCCTGAAGGTTTAGCCATTGGGATAGCATTTGGAGCTTACCAAGCTGGGTTTGAATCTGCTTCTCTTACGGGAGCACTTGCACTTGCTATTGGCATAGGGATTCAAAACTTCCCAGAGGGTGTTGCCGTATCCATGCCTTTAAGGCGTGATGGGATGTCTCAGAAAAAAGCGTTTCAATATGGACAGTTTTCAGGGATGGTTGAACCTATTGCAGCAGTTATAGGCGCCTTTGCAGTAATTTTTATTCAACCGTTATTACCATGGGCATTAGCATTTGCTGCAGGTGCCATGATTTTCGTAGTGACAGAGGAGGTAATTCCAGCCTCTCAAGAGAACGGGAATTCTGATTTGGCATCTATCAGTTTAATGGTGGGTTTTACCGTCATGATGATCCTTGATGTGGCTTTAGGATAA
- a CDS encoding fumarylacetoacetate hydrolase family protein — translation MKLATVKENRESLLVVQHDLGLISVQKAIEEVGSFDLLDIPQTIMDLVEAGSDGVEKLRTYIEALTVENESSYLLSENEVEWEPCILRPQKIICVGLNYRKHADETKLPYPEYPILFNKYANALTGHNQVISIPRETKKVDYEVELAIIIGKEAKDVPEEKALDYVFGYCSGNDLSARDLQMRTPQWMLGKTSDGFCPIGPFAVTADEIPDPNHLRLTTKVNGELRQDSNTSDMIFNCKELIAYISKHMTLYPGDLILTGTPSGVILGYPEDKQQYLQPGDEVIVEVEKLGALRNTFV, via the coding sequence GTGAAATTAGCAACTGTTAAGGAGAATAGAGAGTCACTTTTGGTGGTACAGCATGATCTTGGCCTTATTTCTGTGCAAAAGGCAATTGAAGAGGTCGGGAGTTTTGATTTATTAGATATACCACAAACAATCATGGACCTGGTTGAAGCTGGTAGTGATGGGGTAGAAAAATTACGTACATATATAGAGGCGCTTACCGTAGAAAATGAATCCTCATACTTGTTATCAGAGAACGAAGTAGAATGGGAACCATGTATCTTACGTCCCCAAAAAATTATTTGTGTTGGTCTTAATTACCGGAAACATGCAGATGAAACGAAACTTCCTTATCCCGAATATCCAATCTTATTTAATAAGTATGCTAATGCTCTGACAGGGCATAACCAAGTGATATCCATTCCTAGGGAAACTAAAAAAGTAGATTACGAAGTGGAGCTAGCCATTATTATTGGGAAAGAGGCAAAAGATGTTCCTGAAGAAAAAGCGTTAGATTATGTTTTTGGATATTGTTCGGGGAATGATCTGTCTGCACGTGATTTACAAATGAGAACCCCACAATGGATGTTGGGAAAGACAAGTGATGGATTCTGCCCTATTGGCCCTTTTGCAGTAACAGCCGATGAGATTCCAGATCCCAATCACCTCCGTTTAACCACGAAAGTTAATGGTGAGTTAAGGCAGGATTCAAACACCTCAGATATGATATTTAACTGCAAAGAACTTATTGCCTATATCTCTAAACATATGACCTTATACCCTGGAGATCTTATTTTAACAGGCACTCCTTCAGGGGTGATTTTGGGATATCCAGAAGATAAACAGCAATATCTTCAACCAGGTGATGAGGTAATAGTTGAAGTGGAGAAGCTTGGAGCATTAAGAAATACATTTGTATAG